A section of the Diabrotica virgifera virgifera chromosome 8, PGI_DIABVI_V3a genome encodes:
- the LOC114342032 gene encoding fibrous sheath CABYR-binding protein — protein sequence MKLIVGLLLIATALAYPVAENEEKLAQPVIAQDAKPAEQELPLPDQLLPTSEKLLPQKQEPLPASSDSSSESSSESSDESGEKKSSSESSSSEKESSEVKIQEKKLAEPLPAIKEPIKEEVRPIDPLPVLKPSEPAQPDVLPEEPKLIDPVVPQIAAKAIPAEPEEKPLALPTLVAEEKPAEQAPKLVATEIKEDKILLSEQKVEASPVAEEKLPELKKAEEPAPQLEGKSVLELPEEKPQPAQPEGKLEPVQPVLAAVPAVELEVKPEEKPEGEKKAKSEEPKPEEQKVQKVEEAKPSEGKSLEQQPAEIKPVELVPVAEEKPIEGPKLPEGKLEKLPLPEKPLEEPKPTDAAKIEEPKSAEEKLPEPSASSS from the coding sequence ATGAAACTTATCGTAGGATTATTATTAATAGCCACAGCTCTGGCATACCCAGTAGCGGAAAATGAAGAAAAACTAGCCCAACCAGTAATTGCACAAGACGCGAAGCCAGCAGAGCAAGAACTACCACTACCAGACCAACTTCTTCCCACATCAGAAAAACTTCTTCCCCAAAAACAAGAACCATTACCTGCCAGCAGCGATTCCTCATCAGAATCTTCCTCTGAGAGCAGCGATGAGTCTGGAGAAAAGAAATCATCCTCCGAGTCCTCCTCGAGCGAGAAAGAATCCAGCGAAGTAAAAATCCAAGAAAAGAAACTTGCCGAACCTCTCCCAGCTATCAAAGAGCCAATTAAGGAAGAAGTGAGGCCAATCGATCCACTTCCTGTTTTGAAACCATCTGAACCAGCTCAACCAGATGTTTTACCAGAAGAACCTAAACTAATAGATCCCGTAGTGCCCCAAATTGCTGCTAAAGCGATCCCAGCCGAACCAGAAGAGAAACCTCTAGCTCTGCCAACTCTAGTTGCTGAAGAAAAACCAGCTGAGCAAGCTCCAAAATTGGTCGCCACTGAAATAAAAGAAGACAAAATCTTACTCAGTGAACAAAAAGTAGAAGCTAGTCCTGTAGCCGAAGAAAAACTGCCCGAATTGAAGAAAGCCGAAGAACCTGCTCCACAACTTGAAGGTAAATCAGTGCTCGAACTACCTGAAGAAAAACCACAACCTGCACAGCCTGAAGGTAAATTGGAACCAGTACAACCTGTCCTTGCGGCAGTTCCAGCTGTAGAATTAGAAGTAAAGCCAGAAGAAAAACCAGAAGGTGAAAAGAAAGCCAAATCAGAAGAGCCCAAACCCGAAGAGCAGAAGGTACAAAAAGTTGAAGAAGCCAAACCAAGCGAAGGAAAATCTTTAGAGCAACAACCAGCTGAAATTAAACCTGTCGAATTAGTACCAGTAGCAGAAGAAAAACCAATTGAAGGACCCAAACTACCAGAAGGTAAATTAGAGAAGCTTCCACTGCCAGAAAAACCTCTGGAAGAGCCCAAGCCAACCGACGCAGCGAAAATCGAAGAACCCAAATCCGCAGAAGAGAAACTACCCGAACCAAGTGCGTCCAGTTCTTGA